AACAGATGCAGCAGTGCGAATTCCTTGTTGGTCAGGGGGATATTGTGCTGCTGCCGGGTCACGCGGCGACGCAGGACATCCATCTCCAGATCGGCCAGATGAAAATGCTCGACTTCGCGTACCACCCCACGACGCAGGATGGTGCGAATACGCAGCAATAATTCGGTAAAGGAGAAGGGTTTGACCAGATAATCATCGGCCCCGAGTTCCAGACCCCGGATACGATCATCAAGCCGATCCCGGGCCGTCAGAAACAATACCGGGACATCCTGCTTGCCGCGCAACACTTCCAGAACCTGCCAGCCATCAATGCCCGGCAGCATGACGTCGAGCACGATCAGGTCGTAATGGTGCTCGAGTGCCATATGCAGGGCATCGACGCCGTTATCGGCTTGATCCACCACATAGCCGGATTCTCCCAGCCCCTTGCTCAGATAGGCACCGGTACTGGCGTCATCTTCGACGATCAGCAGTTTCATGATGACCTCCCCCACTCCTGAAGCTGCCATTGTAGCGACTCCCGAGCCACTGACGGATGACAATTCTGTCATCTGCAAGTCAGCTTCCCGTGCCTGCCGGCGAGCCACAATCGAAGGTGTCCACTCACCCAGGAGAGTTCCTTCATGGTCAATCGTCTTGCCAGTGCCACACTCGGCCTGCTGCTGCTCGGCGGTATCAGCCTGGCGCATGCCGATGCACAAAAGGTCGTCCATCCCATGCGTGGCACCATCAATCAGGTCAGTGCCAAGGCACTCGATATCACTACGGCGCGTGGTGACAAGCACCTGCATGTTCAGCTCACCGACCAGACGAAAGTGGCGGTAGTTACCAACGCTGATTTCAAGGACATCAAACCCGACAGCTATATCGGCTCTGCCGCTATTCCTCAGCCGGATGGCACGCTCAAGGCACTGGAAGTGCATGTCTTTGCGCCCAGCATGAAAGGCACCGGGGAAGGGCATTACGGCTGGGAGAACGCCGATGGATCGATGGGCACCATGACCAATGGTTCGGTCGGCAGCTTCGTCAAATCCAGTGGCCGCACCCTGGTGGTTGACTACAACGGCCAGCAGAAAAAGCTGACCGTTCCCGAGAATGTGCCCATTGTTTCACTGGCCCCGGGAAGCCACAGCGATCTGAAAGCTGGCGAGAAACTGGTGTTGTTCCCCACTGCTGACAGTCAGAACGATGATCTTGTGGCTGATCGCATTTCAGTCGGTCGCGATGGTGTCGCGCCGCCAATGTAATGCGCCCGTGACGGCACCCCGACAAACGGGGTGCCCGGGCTCCCGGAGACAATGACATGAACAATCCGATGTCATTCCCCGGCTATCGGCGGATTCATGCCGGGCCGGTACGCATGACCCATTGGCTCAATGCCGGCTGCATGCTGGGCATGTTCATGAGCGGCTGGGGTATTTACAACGCGTCGCCCCTGTTCGGTTTCACCTTTTCGCACAGCCTGACCCTGGGTGGCTGGCTGGGGGGGAATATCGCCTGGCATCTGGCGATCATGTGGGTGTTGGTCATCAACGGACTGGGTTACATCACCTGGGGGGTACTGAGCCGGCATTTTCGACATGATCTGCTGCCACTCTCACCGCGAGCGGTGATTACCGATCTGCGCGCGGCCCTGACCTTTCGACT
This DNA window, taken from Kushneria phosphatilytica, encodes the following:
- a CDS encoding cytochrome b/b6 domain-containing protein: MNNPMSFPGYRRIHAGPVRMTHWLNAGCMLGMFMSGWGIYNASPLFGFTFSHSLTLGGWLGGNIAWHLAIMWVLVINGLGYITWGVLSRHFRHDLLPLSPRAVITDLRAALTFRLAHRLGHYNAVQKLLYLGVIALCVLVVLSGLAIWKPVQFHPLTALLGGFDTARYVHFFAMAGIGLFIAIHLVLVALVPRTLWPMISGRARSRQHEDDHHEPS
- a CDS encoding heavy metal response regulator transcription factor, with amino-acid sequence MKLLIVEDDASTGAYLSKGLGESGYVVDQADNGVDALHMALEHHYDLIVLDVMLPGIDGWQVLEVLRGKQDVPVLFLTARDRLDDRIRGLELGADDYLVKPFSFTELLLRIRTILRRGVVREVEHFHLADLEMDVLRRRVTRQQHNIPLTNKEFALLHLFLRREGEVLSRALIASEVWDMNFDSDTNVVDVAVKRLRAKIDHDWPVRLIHTVRGIGYVCEVRTCDVP